A single region of the Triticum dicoccoides isolate Atlit2015 ecotype Zavitan chromosome 2B, WEW_v2.0, whole genome shotgun sequence genome encodes:
- the LOC119364374 gene encoding uncharacterized protein LOC119364374, with protein MLPLAHPTRHPHPRPASRASPPERSPARARAGPRLPRRSSNALTLTRARPPTAEPGENTETTSAPASSSVLSFLCPLLKFFGGGDPSQERNDIVEVATSSLSSLARLPWGSNVAASSTESVSTPTSAPTLQLYEFEACPFCRRVREAMTELDLSAEVYPCPKGSLRHRDVVRKIGGKEQFPLLVDASTGVTMYESGDIVKYLFKQYGQGKSPSFGLLESTIFTGWVPTLLRAGRGMTMWSKAGAVPAEKLELFSFENNTYARIVREALCELELPYILRNVGQGSSKMSSLLSVANSKQVPYLMDPNTGFRSGDHKTILSYLFQQYSVGG; from the exons TCGCCTACCCCGCCGCTCGTCTAATGCGCTCACCCTCACACGAGCGCGGCCTCCGACCGCGGAACCGGGCGAGAATACTGAAACCACCTCCGCCCCCGCCAGCAGCAGCGTCCTGTCGTTTTTGTGCCCGCTTCTCAAGTTCTTCGGG GGCGGGGATCCTTCTCAAGAGCGGAATGACATCGTGGAG GTGGCCACATCTTCCCTTTCAAGTTTAGCTAGACTGCCGTGGGGATCAAATGTTGCAGCTAGTAGCACAGAAAGCGTTAGTACACCAACGAGTGCTCCGACTCTTCAACTGTATGAGTTTG AAGCATGTCCCTTCTGTAGGAGAGTCAGGGAGGCCATGACTGAGCTTGATCTTTCTGCGGAG GTTTATCCTTGCCCAAAAGGGTCACTGAGGCATAGAGATGTGGTCAGGAAAATTGGAGGGAAGGAGCA GTTTCCACTTCTTGTTGATGCAAGTACTGGCGTCACAATGTATGAAAGTG GAGATATTGTGAAGTACCTGTTCAaacagtatggacaaggaaagagcCCTTCTTTTGGCCTCCTTGAGAG TACAATTTTCACAGGATGGGTGCCTACTCTTCTTCGAGCTGGAAGAGGGATGACAATGTGGAGCAAAGCTGGTGCGGTACCTGCAGAGAAGCTGGAACTCTTCTCATTTGAGAATAACACC TACGCAAGGATCGTGCGTGAGGCTCTGTGTGAATTGGAGCTCCCTTACATTCTCCGGAACGTGGGACAGGGGTCGTCGAAGATGAGTTCGCTGCTAAGCGTAGCAAATTCTAAGCAG GTACCGTATCTGATGGATCCAAACACCGGGTTCCGATCGGGCGATCACAAGACGATACTGTCCTACTTGTTTCAGCAGTACTCTGTGGGCGGCTAG